acacagagagacacacacaactAGACACACAGTGACGCATGCACAActacacacgcacgcacacaagATCCATGCACaactacaaacacacacacacatagacccACATACAAGACACCATGGAGACTCAAAcaactgcaaacacacacacacacacactacacacagCCCTGCACACAACTAGACAGCCACACAGAGACCCACTCGCAActggacggacacacacacagtgacccaCACACAAGCAGAGAGGCACTCACAACCGGACACAGACCCCCGCCACACACCCTTCCCCCCTCTCAAGGCTCCTCACTCTCACCCTTTTCCCACGCTGTCACTTCActggggggctgccagccccccACATTCCTGAGCCCCCCCCAAGTCCACCATGTGACCCCCCTAGACAGAGATACCCGGGCCACCAGGTCCCAGCGTGGCGACATGAGAGGTGGGGACCCCAGTATCCCCagggggctccccccaccctctccagaGCGGGAGTCACACCTCCCCGCTCCTCAAAACCACCCAATTGCAGGTCCCACTTCTGCTTTTGACATCTTCTATTTTGGGCTCTTTCCTCTTCCACGCCTTTTGCCATCAaaatctttccctccctccctccctctgtgggCGGAGCTTTGGGGCTTGAAAATTTCCCCCCATGTCATGGGGGAGGCAGCTCAGAAGTGCAGGCGTACAAATAGGAGCCGAAGCACGAGGCTGCCACACTTCTCCACTCATCAATCATCCAGGGACAGGAGCCGCTGGGAAGATCcagctggggaaacagaggcaccacCAACATCCGCGCCGGGAAAACTGCCTGAATTCCGAGGGCGAAATCCGCTCCCCTTTGTCGCTCCACTTCAGGGAAATCAGCTTGACTCGCCCGGTAGTCAGGTGAAATTCCCCACGTTAGCCTGTTTCACAGCCAGTGAGATCAGCCAAATTGGCCCCCTGGAATCGACTGCATTTCCCCAGCGAAACCAGCTAAATTCGCCTCTTCGATCCGGGGAAATCGGCTCAATCCGCCAGCCGGTGTCAGTGAAATCCCGGGAATCCGCCCAGGCCAGCTGCTCACTTCGCCCAGCGGGAAACTAACCCTGGAGATCCCTGCCCCGAGGAAGCCGAGCCCAGCCACACCCGCAGCCATGAGTACAGAAAGTCTGGTCTGTGACATCGAGAAGGGGGGCGTTATCGTGGTGCGGGAGTCGCAGCCCGGCAACGGCCGCTGGAAGTGTCTCAGCATCTGCTCCTTCCTGCTGCTGATGGGAGCCACGGCCGTCTTCGCTCTGCTGCATTTCAGAAACAGGGGGCCCTTGGTGAGCCAGGTGAGCCACGACGCTGGGGTGGGGGCGTAAACCCCCTAAGCCACAGAGCCCGGCGCGCTCTGTGGCCATCGGACTCTGATTGTATGTGTCTTTGTGTAGTTCTGTGCGTGGGTTTCAACTCCCCAACTGTGCCTCTGTGTGTattttgatgtgtgtgtgtatatggttTGTCCGCACATGTGTGGCTCGGACActtgggtgtgtgcatgtgtgtcttcGTGGCTGGGGGTGTTTGTGTGGTTTTAATGACACAATTGCAGTCTGGGCTGTGTAGAGTGGTGTGTCTCTGTATTTCTCTGCCCGTTTGCCTATGAACACATGGGTTATGGGTTTTGTCTGTCTTTCCAGGTGTGGGGTTTGCCTAGATGCTGTGTATATATCTGGCGACAGTGTTTTTGTCTGGGTGTGTGTTTTGTGCTGTCTATATTTCTCATTTCACTTGCATGTGCCTTGCTCCCTGGGCTATGTTTTGTCTGGCCCGTCTCGTCCGCTGTCTGTGCCGTGTGTAATGCTGTGAACAGCAATGCTTCTTGCAGGGTGTGGTACACACAGCACCCGACACACACTCTTACTTTGACCTTGTAACCTCTGTACTcaaatctcctctctctctctctttgccagGACCccaaagaacccaggagttcggGCCACACGCAACAACTTAGTAAGTATTTCCCAAGGTTTATTTTCCAACTTCAGCCCGCTGATAATTGCAGGCTTTAAGTCAAATCTCCCCTCCCTGGATGAAATTTCTCTTGCCAGATTTACCATAGATCTATTTACTGGCCCCCAATCATCTTCACAAAGGGGTTAGCAAATTACAACTGGTCTCAATTGTTCTGTCCCGTTGCCTGACCTGAGATGCCTCCGGGTTTTTTCCGAGCTGCTGGCTCAGGATTTCCCTGAAAAATCATGTTCATTGAAGGTGTTTCGAATTTGACGTGGTGAAAGGAAATGGAAACGGACAACGCTGCTAGTCCCTTTGGGAAAAACATTGCCCTGCAAATCTCAGCTCACTCTGGCCACATCTGGGGTCTCGCTCCAGATGTTGAGCCTCCACAGACAGTGATCGTCCTTGAGAGCTTACTGACCTCCCCAAAGCTTTGGGAGGGTGGCTCCACTCCTCCAAAACATGGAGAGCAGCTAAATGTTGGAAGATTAGAACATATGGAGCAAAGATAATACCTCCCCAACATCACCTTAACTCCCCTCCCGGGAGCCACCAAACCTGACCTATCCCCACCAAAATCTGGCCATTGTCCGCATCCAACACAATTCTATCCCAGTTCTCCTCTTCCATGCATCGTGGTGACCTAGCCGGAGGAGACCAGAGAGTCCCCACCTAGGGACTGCAAGGTTGTGGGTTCAAATCCCGGCTCCCCAGCCTGGGAGCTTTCCCACTGAGCCGGAGCTCTCTGAAGCTCATCTAGAGAAGACGGGGTCTCTAGCCAGGAGAAGTGGAGGGGCTGGTGAACAAGGGAAGATCTGTCTGACAGTCCATTTGTCCTTTCTGAAGCAGGTCCAATGACAATGAAGTTGCAAGCCCAGTCGCTGAACAAGCCAGCTGCCCATGTCGTAGGTAAGAGGAATTTACAGCTGGGATTGGGGATGGTTTGAGGAAATGGgccctgcaggggcagggtgggggcatgCTTGTGGTTGCGGGTTTCTATATCTGAGGCAGGCAACAGACAAACAAAGACACACTCATACACAAGCACACATTTCCACAGACACCGGTGCACATCTGCTCATAAACATAGAGGGGAAGGGCCCTGTCTTTCGGAGTGATGGAGGCCAAAGATTTGGGTTATGTGGAAGTTGTAGGCCGAAGTCCGGGAAATGCCGGACAGCAGGGGGTTCAAACCCTCTAGATTTTGACCTAGTGTTATCAAGGATTAGGCACGCCCTCACTGGACTGTGTTGTAGGCCAAAGCCTGGGTAGACTGACTGCAGGGGAGAGACTAGGATTAGGACCAAGAGTTATCAAGGGCTGGTGGCCCCATTTTTGGGGATGATGTAGGCCGAAGCCTGAGTAGATTGACCATAGGGGACAATCCAAGTAGGGTTTGACCACTCATAGATGGATCCTAGGGAATAATCCTGCTGGGTTTTGACCATGTGTGCCTTCTTCTGTCCCTCCCAGCATCCACTGACTCCAAAGAACTGATCTGGACTGACAAAGTGGCACACACCATGATGCAGAACAGGATGGCACTGGTAAACAACAAGTTGGTGGTCCCGTCCGACGGCCTCTACTTCATCTACTCCCAGGTGGTCTTCAAGGGAGACAAATGTCCGGAGGAGTCCATTTATCTCCAGCATACCATCTTTCGCTACTCCGTAGAATACCCAGAAAACGTTGCTTTGCTGAGGGCCATCAAGTCATTCTGCGAGGAGTCCAAGGCAGCCAAGAATGAGAAAGGGGTACAGTTCGAGTCCATCTACCAAGGAGCTGTCTTCCAGTTGATGAAAGGTGACAAGATCTCCTCTGAAATCCACTCGGCCCAATATTTAGATCTCAACAGCAACGGGCAGGTGTATTTTGGGGTGATCGCATTGGAATTAGGAGTTCCCCAATAATGATCCACCGTCTTCCATCCTTGGCCGACTCATCCTCCAGCCTTGGTCAACCCACCATCTTCCATCCTTGGTCAACCCTCCTACCCAACTGGCTTCCAAAGCCAAGACTACCACCCCGCATCCCAACCCATCAAACTGactgtgctactctgaaaccagagatgaTTGGAAGACCTCTATGGATGTCCTCTCTGCCAATATGCCCCATGTGGCCACAGCTGTGCCCACCTCTAGGGACCAGAGCGGACCACAGTCTCTCTAGACTTGGCCTGTCGGTGGCGGTCAGGATGGGGCATTGGGTTGCATTTTGGTAGGACCAAACAAGAACCTGCCAAGAGAATAATATACCTGATCAGAGCCACTGATCTACAAAAATGTTGTGTTAACTAATATTGTTTTATGTTTATGGTTATTATTGGTAATTTTTGTGgctaataatttatttatttatgtatttatatttattggGGTTAACGAAGCTATGCTCTTGCATgaagagatttttgtgtgtgttgtacaCACCTACGGCAAGTATAGGCGATTGTGTATGTACATGTGTCCACAAATCCTAAAATTCTATATACGCATCAGAAGGGGGTagtgggtgtgtctacacataGACCCACAAAACTGCTGGcactgtttgtgtttttttatcACACAGCTACAGATAATAGACAgttttgtgtacacacacacacacacacacacagagttgttGCCTGTGGGTCTTTGACACAAACCCACACCAATTTTTGGCAATTCTAGCCATTTGTGTGTTTACAAAACACCCAGATTTtaggagaatgtgtgtgtgtatgtgtgtgtgtgtacagagatCACACAATGTTGTGTGCATgtaccacacatacacacagcagtGTTATATTTCTCTTTAGCGCTGCATGATCTCTTTGAGTGTCACAAAGTCTTCTTTCCAACAAGACAGCCATCCTCCAAATCAAGCTGGCGGAAGGTGTGACATTGTATTGCTCTTTGATCTGAGCAGCAACACAACTTCACACCACCCTGCCATGTTGCTGCGAGTGCTTTGTGGTGGCTGGACTACACACTGGCCCCTCAGCTGTCAAAATGCCCCCATCAGTACAGATTCAGTATAGGATCCCTTTACGTATACGGTGTATACATGACCCTAGCTGGCTATATGGATGTATATTACAccacagccaggactcctgggttctatcccagctctgggagggaagtggtgtccagtggttagagcaggggggcctgggagccaggactcctgagttacTCATGAGAATGATGTTCTTATTGTGAGGGGAAGAGATATTTGTATCTGAGATACAGTTTACTGTCAAATCCCTGATCTCATGTCTCTTCGGGGATTTAAATTGTCTTACATTTTATGTTAAAATGTCACATGTGGGGGGCGTTGAATGTTTGCTGGAATGAATCTCTTGCCACTCCTGCGGGAACGGTGacgtggttttattttgtttagggctttttttattgtgtgtttgttCCCCCTGTgcggggaaggaagtgggggggtGTTTGTCTTTTGCTTGAAACGGCCTGTGAAACAGGTCAGCCAATAAACCTTGGAAACGGAGATTTGAATTGGGCTTGTGTCTCTTTCAAAATGAACGTGCCCATCTAGTGCGGTATCTGTCCTGTTCCGTATCACACAAATGGCTTCCTCTACCCAATATCCCCTACCCTCTGCTATGGTCTAACATTGTCCCCGGAGAAGAGACACAGAGCGGGGCTTCTTTATGGAGCAGGGGCTTTCTTGCTGTCTATGTCCTTCTCCTCCTTGACCATTcaatttaacttcagtacctggtaagattgacctctcgaggtcccttccagtcctatgattctaaaataatggaacaaataatcaaccaatcaatttgcagacacctagaagataatgaggtgataagtaacagtcagcctggagttgtcaagaacaaatcatgtcaaaacagagtaataactttctttgacaggataacaagccttgtagatggggggaaggggtagatgTGGTAGAACTTGACTTTAGTAGAGCTTTTGATAATGTTTCGCATGAGCTCCTCATGAACAAACTAGGGacatgcaacctagatggagctactataaggtgggtgcaaaactgaacATAAGCACAGCTGTaaagggtcagaccaaaggttcatctagcccagtgtcctgtctgccgacagtggccactgccaggtgccccagagggaatgaacagaacagggaatcatcaagtgatccatcccctgtcgcccattcccaacttctggcaaacagaggctggggacaccatccctgcccatcctggctaatagccattgatggaccccgatcctccatgaatttatctagtttctttttgaaccctgttatagtcttggctttcacatcatcccctggcaaggagttccacagggtgactgtgcattgcatgaagaaatacttccttttgttcgttttaaacctgctgcttattaatgtcatttggtgacccctagttcttgtgttatgaggagtaaataacacttccttatctactttctccataccagtcatgcttttatagacctcaTTCATATCTCCCCTTACTCGTCTTTTTCCCAAATTGGTTGGAAAATCGTCCCCGGAGAGccgttatcagtggttcacagacaGGCTGGAAGGGCAGAACGAGTggagtcccgcagggatcggttctgggcccggttctgttcagtatcttcatcgaCGATTTAGACGATGGCACAGAGAggacactgataaagtttgcggccgataccaagctgggaggggttgcgagtgctttggagggtaggattaaaattcaaaatgatctggacaaactggagaaacagtctgaagtaaataggatgaaattcgatgaggacaaatgcaaagtcctccactTAGAAGgatcaatcagttgcacacgcACGATGGGAAATGAcggcctaggaaggagtcctgccgaaagggacctgggggtcagagtggagcAAGAGCTAAATAGGGGtgaacagtgtaacgctgttgcaaaaagagGGAACGTCCTTCTGGGCtggattagcaggagtgttgtaagcaagacacgagaagtgaTTCTCCCGccctactccgcgctgattaggcctccacTGAAGTCTTGTgtcgggttctgggcaccacatttcaggaaggatgtggacagattggagagagtccagagaagagcaacaaaacgatgaaaggtctagaaaacatgagctaggaggtgtgacaaagctctgtccttgcctccgtgggtcccgcgtttcctggcggatttcgctagcctcagaggctcactgtgaccctgcacgtaacccttctctctctagagacaaggtcacagtctactgagccattttcatcataagccagcaagggcgGTGAGGAGACATTATCCTTCCTTgcccagtctctgttgtctcccagtctcagtgattaatcagggggcaaaggtgggggggggagagcccgggcccatcctctactccaggctccagcccagggaccctaatagtatcagctatagtagctgaccttttagaaacatgacatgtacaattccctgggctacttcccccacagcagccttcacttcctcaagctccacttcacccttacctcagggcctccttccttatatccgatatggtgtgtactactcacgCTCTCCAAacgcacaacttcctcccacagctcctgacatgcacccccacctgactggctgggaggctttgaactcgtttcagccaacccctgattggcttcaggtgtcccaatcaacctagccttctccctgccttctggaaagttcttaattggccccaggtgtcttaattgacctggagcagcttccatttcacttaaccttgtaccagggatttgtttagcctggagctaatatctctatctcccactactctttcatagccatctggccttgccccgtcacagagggaagattgagaacctgggtttgtttagtctggagaagagacgactg
This portion of the Dermochelys coriacea isolate rDerCor1 chromosome 14, rDerCor1.pri.v4, whole genome shotgun sequence genome encodes:
- the TNF gene encoding tumor necrosis factor, with protein sequence MSTESLVCDIEKGGVIVVRESQPGNGRWKCLSICSFLLLMGATAVFALLHFRNRGPLVSQDPKEPRSSGHTQQLTGPMTMKLQAQSLNKPAAHVVASTDSKELIWTDKVAHTMMQNRMALVNNKLVVPSDGLYFIYSQVVFKGDKCPEESIYLQHTIFRYSVEYPENVALLRAIKSFCEESKAAKNEKGVQFESIYQGAVFQLMKGDKISSEIHSAQYLDLNSNGQVYFGVIALELGVPQ